Part of the Mus caroli chromosome 1, CAROLI_EIJ_v1.1, whole genome shotgun sequence genome, CTGTGCCTGAGAATGTATTAGATACATAGGCCATGGAAATCGGACCCCACAGACGGCAGAAACTATGACTGTAATACCGATCGACGGCCCCACTAACCATCCGGTATGGGACTGTGGGAGAACTCGACAACTCCCAGCTCTCCCAGGGGCTTCTGCTCTGCCTTGTCCCAGCTTGTTAACACAGGCTACTCAAATTACCATCTGCCTGGCTGTTTGCTTACCTAGATCTGCATCTATCTGTCCACCTATTTGTTCTTATGGACCAGGTCCTGCCCTTTCACCTCTGCAGCTAGACTCAATTTGCAGCTCAACTCTGACCCCGTAGCCTGACTCTGTAGCAGCAGCCACATCCCTTTCCAAAAACTTAAGCTGGCTTTGTATCTGACAGCTCCTTTGCCTTTTTGTCAGTTTCTAGCTTTGGACTCTCAGGTCTCTTTGAAATGACTTAAAACGCCTTGTTTCTTTAACCCTTTGTAGTCATTCTATGTactggctattcctggttgtcaacttaactatatctggaatgaactacaatccagaattggaaggctcacctgtgatccagattaTGAGGCTGGGAGATATCtgcttctgacctggatcttggcatggagatcttgaggcaaagTGGTTACGagtcccaggagactaaggcaaggagatctcttgagttcaaggtcagcctgggacaaaacaagtcccagatccaggtgtggtgatacatacctttaatctgggccacacctcatgctggagacctacataaggacattggaagaaggaagcttcactcttctttgcctgcttgtgttTACTTGCCAACACAACTGTTTGAAtctactagccttgtgggactgagcagctactagatccttggacttcccattcacagctgatcGTTGTtagggagttggactacagactgtaagtcatcataataGATTTCCTTACTATAGAGAGACATCCATAAGTTctctgactctagagaaccctaatacattttgtaacatacatacatacatacatacatacatacaaattgaTTTGCTGTATAATGTGTGTTATCTCAGCCTTAATATGgtgattaatatttaaatgaaagaagCCCATgctaatgcctttaatcccagcacttggaagacagaggcagaaagatctctgtgaggccagtctggtccacatagcaagttccaggcaagcctgccTTACAGGGTGAGACCCTAACTCACACACAAGTAGAAGTTTTAAGAAGAGCAGacagagccaagcatggtggagcacacttttaatttcagcagtccagaagcagaggcaggtggatctctgtgcattcaaggccagcctggtctataaaatgagttccagaacagccaaggctatacagagaaaccctgtcttgggggttgggggcggagggaggagacagaataAAATGCAGGAAAGGAGAATCGCCATCACCAGAGGACTATAAAGAAGGTTTTGAGTGTTATTGGACATTCCAGTGGAGAAGCTGAAGAAGTAGAAAAAGAGGGTAACTGGTCCAAGGACAGACAGCTTAGAGCAGACAGTGGAGAATGAAGGAAGGTCAttgaaggaaattaaaacaaaaaaacagaacaacaacaacagaaaaaacctGTCCCTTTTCAGATTTCAAAGAATACAATTTAGAAGCAGACTACTAATTTAGGAGCCCTACTAAGGGCAACACAATGTGGGGCTATTTTGATAACTAGCAAAATTCCTACAATGACGAAAGGAAAACTATCCCTTCCCACTCTCATAATACCATCCAGCTGAAGACTGATCTCATCAAAGTTGCAGTAACAGACAGGAGTCCTGTCTGTGGTGCAGCTAATTTATATACCCTGGATTAACTCTGTTCATTTACTGCATTAACAGTACCAGGAGGCAAGGCTGGAGAGGCTTCCATTCTAACTGAAGGAGGAGAGACTGGTTTCTGTGGAAGAGCGAGGAATGACCACAAATTCTTGGGGCTCTGCTCATCAAGAAGTGGGTCCTGATCTCATTCCTTAACTCTAGTCTGGCTTTGTTGTTCCCGAGGCCATAGGAATGTGGTTGAAGCGCTTCCAAGTGCCTTGAATCGAACAGCCCCAGCAGCTAGACAGCACCTGCCTGAGTGTGAACAGACCATTTTGGACCACACAGTTTAGCCAACTCTTGCTGAAAGAAACCAGCGTAGGAATCACCCAGCTCgtctttacatattttggtaAGTGGACTTTGTCCTTTCCATGAATCTAGTTTTAAATGTATTGGCCTGAAGGAAATAACCTTAAAAATACTTGCTTCTATTTCAGGCTTGGCCATGACCTCCTGGGGGTGTGGCTTATCCAGGGGGCGAGCTTTACGGGGGCGTGGCCTCTTGAGGGCGGGTCTCTTGGGCGGGGCTAGGGAGGACTCCCCAGCAACTGCGTCTGGTGGGCTGAGCGTTCTGGGTTCCACGTGGGTTGATTTGAGCTTTAATTTGCAGAAAAAGCTGCTGCGGGCGCGACCGGAAGTGGCAGGTGAGTGAAGCCGGAAGCAGATGGAGTGAATTCTTTGCGGGTTGTAGAGGCACACGCTGAGCAGGAGTGGGTGCTGCAGAGAGCACGCGTGCGTCCCATGGGCCCCTCCTGTTGGTTCTGAAAGCTCTGCAGATCACGCCTGGTGCTCCGGACGCCGTAATTTCATTATTGGGAACAGTTGATTTCTAATACGGCGGAGGGTAAACTAAACAAGACATTCAATGCTAGTCGCGTGCCTGCTCGCGAAGAGTAAAGCTTGCTTAAGTTCGTAATCACTTCCAGGTTTGGATCGCGTTGTTAGGAGGGTAGCAAATAGTTTTGGTAAGGCCTTGTGAGGAAAGTAGGCCTGTAGTTTGGTCTTGCTTTGCACGCTGTCAGGGAGAAGCATGTGTTGGCAGTTGCAGAAGTGTCTCCCAGAACATGGAAGTAAGAGCCTCCTGAGGAAATAATTATAACACCAGCAATGAAGATGAAAGCAAAGAGCTGTGGGTGGATTGCTCGGCGGTACAGTTCAAACCTAGACTGAGTGAGTTCCATCCCTTGCTCAGCTAAAGCTGTTAAAATAGAGTGTAGTTGGGTGTATCAACCACATCCTAGCCCAGGCGCCTACATTAGGAATaggtggccaacacaaaacaaactccacgggctttttttttttttttttttttcctattttggtCTTGTCTCGTTgatcttttacttattttgacTTTAGTTTTcataggttttggttttttaaagaaagaacataaagttgggtggatagggaGGTGGTGGGATCTGAAAAAtcggggaggggaaggaaggtgatcaaaatacattgtataaaaagtttttcaattaaaaaagtaaaatatgggTGTGGGTCGCTATACAAAGTAACACTGTAGaagcagaattctaccaggcttTCAAAAGCTAGATTGTTTCATTTAGTCTGTCAGCTACAGTCTGTCTCAGAGGGTATGTCAGGCCTTcaacccagaggcagaggcaaatagatctctgtgagctcaaggtcagcctggtttacaggggtagtttcaggagagccagggctacacatacatcctgtctgggggtggggagattgtGTTCTGATAACTAAAATAATTTGTGATACATAATAATCATTTAGTTTAACTCCTTAAAATGACTCACGTGTAACTATTTTAATAGTCCTATTTAAACATGACTCACAGATTTACAGTCTTCTCTATTCTGGCAATGTGTCTTCCTTCCATGTGACTCTTATCACCTTTATGTAGTTCACTGATGAATCCCAACTGTCAAGGACAAAGCATGCCTTATAGTTAATGCAGAGTTTGTCAGCATTTGGCTGGTCAATTGTGGACCATAGTTAATGTATCAAGGTAAACTCCAGTTTGACATATCTTTTAGGAATCCTTGTACACTTGAAAGAAGACATGttaaactgtcaaaaaaaaaatggattagaAGAGAAGACCTTGAAATCACAATTATTTAGGTTCATCTCATGTGCTCTTGAATTCAGTTAAAGGCAACTGGATCAGATAGAGATTAAACTACTGGTCTAAAGCTATTCagtgagttgcaaagcaagcattaaaatgtaaaagcaacTATTTTACCTGAACCTCTATAATAAGTGTGACTATCGTCACCTTAGGAGAGGATGTCACAAGGTCTTTTTCAAATCCCAACTTCAATGGACACATTCTAGTCTATTAGTATCCAAGACATCATGACACCTAATTCTTGATGTTTCTCCCTTGGATCACCCAGGAAGAGGACCTTTGGCCAGTGAGCCCAGAAAACCACTAAGCTTCAGGTTGAGTAAGAGAAATATATAGTGGAGAGTGAGAGAAGAGGACTCTtggacattgacctctgacctgtgcatgcacaaatgtgtgctcacacacaaacacatacacagagacacagacaaaaataaatttaataagtgAAAGCCAGAATGGCAGTGTATGTCTATATTCTAGTTGAAGCTAGGGCAAAAGGACTATTTGAACTCAGGGATTCAAGGTCAGATGGGTAACATAGTAAAGTCTCATCTCAGGGGGGCAGAAAATGATTGAAATAGCAGTACCATTACACATTCAgggggaaatgtgtgtgtgtaaatgtatatacataagaacagaagcaataaaGGTTATTTATACTAAAATGTTAATTAACTATCTCCAGGTAGTAGAGTtctggattctttctttcttttttttttttttttttttttgctaatctatttttttctcaatgaaaatatattatgaatTCAAACTAATTTATTTggctttgctgtatattacttaaTGTGTTTACTCCATATCATTGATTTCAGTTTAGTTGAAATTATCTAAAGTTTATCTTCATTGCTTTCCATTGGTCACTCTATTAAAGAGCCACCAAAGACTAAGGGTAAAGATGAAAAGAAGGTCTGGACCCTTTGATAAGTTTTGTATAATTACCAAATAGCCAAAGAatataatttgattttcttttttttttattgaattaatttatcttgtcttgttttttaaaagcatgctAATTCCACTTTCAATGAAGAATTGCTTCCGATTACTTTGTCAGCACAAGGTCCCAGCAGCTGGCTTTAAAAGCCCACCCACACATGGGCTCATTTTACAGTCGATCTCCAATGATGTGTATGAAAATCTGGCTATAGAAGACTGGATCCATGACAACATACATCTAGAAGGCAAGCCGATTCTTTTCCTTTGGAGAAATTCTCCTTCTGTCGTCATCGGCAGGCATCAGAATCCGTGGCAGGAATGTAACCTCCATCTGATGAGACAGGAAGGAGTCAGACTGGCTCGGAGGAAGAGTGGAGGAGGAGCCGTGTACCACGACATGGGTAACATCAACCTCACCTTCTTTACCACCAAAACCAAGTATGACAGAATGGAAAATCTGAAACTAATCGTGAGAGCGCTGAATGCTGTCCATCCCCAGCTAGATGTGCAGCCTACCAAAAAGTTTGACCTGTTACTCGATGGGCAGTTTAAAATCTCAGGAACCGCATCAAAGATCGGCCGGACTGCCGCGTACCACCACTGCACCTTGCTATGCAGCACCAACCGGACAGCTCTATCTTCCTCGCTGAAGAGCCCGTACTGCGGGATAAAGAGCAACGCCACTCCCAGCATCCCATCTGCTGTCAAAAACCTTCTGGAAAGAGATTCTACGCTGACCTGTGAAGTTCTGATGAGTGCTGTGGCTGCAGAGTACGCGGCGCATCATCAAATTGATGATCACGTCAACCTAATAAACCCTGCAGATGAGACGATGTTCCCTGGAATAAACAGCAAAGTCAAGGAACTGCAAAGTTGGGAGTGGGTATACGGCAGGACTCCCAAGTTTACGGTGGACACCACGTTTCATGTGCCGTATGAGCAGGCGCATTTGGAAATCCAAGTGTTCATGGGTGTAAAGAACGGACGAATCGAAACCTGCGATATTAAGGCACCCGATCACTGGCTGCCGCTGGAAATAGGTGACAAATTAAACTCAAGTTTCATTGGCAGCAAATTCTGCCCCGTTGAAACCACCCTGCTAACGAATGTATTACTGAGAACATGTCCAGGCGACCATCACTTACACAGTAAATGGTACATTCTGTGTGAAAAAATCAGGGGGATAATGTGAGCCTAACAACTGTCTACACTGGCAGTTtcggtgagaaaaaaaaaaactttaaactaCAATTTGGTTTATATCTTAAAAGAAATAGGGGTGTCAGTTTGAACCTGTGTTGGTCTTGAGGTGGCCTGTCCCTAATTTCAACTCCTCAGCTTTTGTCAGACTTTGATTGATAATCTGTCAAGGGTTTTGGCACTTTCAGGGCCTcatcctcttccatttctcctctcattaaacttcagagaagaaactgtGTCCTTTTCCTTAAGGTTGTCTCCCTACCTGGATTTGGTTCTCTCCTGCTTGTACCATTGggggtttgttgttggtttttttttttttttttaaaggggtgtgtgtgtgtgtgtgttagattttctgttgctgtgataaaacaccatgaccaaaagcaacctggggaggagagggtttatttcatctta contains:
- the Lipt1 gene encoding lipoyltransferase 1, mitochondrial codes for the protein MLIPLSMKNCFRLLCQHKVPAAGFKSPPTHGLILQSISNDVYENLAIEDWIHDNIHLEGKPILFLWRNSPSVVIGRHQNPWQECNLHLMRQEGVRLARRKSGGGAVYHDMGNINLTFFTTKTKYDRMENLKLIVRALNAVHPQLDVQPTKKFDLLLDGQFKISGTASKIGRTAAYHHCTLLCSTNRTALSSSLKSPYCGIKSNATPSIPSAVKNLLERDSTLTCEVLMSAVAAEYAAHHQIDDHVNLINPADETMFPGINSKVKELQSWEWVYGRTPKFTVDTTFHVPYEQAHLEIQVFMGVKNGRIETCDIKAPDHWLPLEIGDKLNSSFIGSKFCPVETTLLTNVLLRTCPGDHHLHSKWYILCEKIRGIM